A stretch of the Aegilops tauschii subsp. strangulata cultivar AL8/78 chromosome 4, Aet v6.0, whole genome shotgun sequence genome encodes the following:
- the LOC109751470 gene encoding annexin D3, whose protein sequence is MATIDVPTPVPSPAADADSLRNAVQGWGTDEKALVEILGRRTAAQRAEIRRAYASLYKESLLTRLHGELSGHFQKAMVLLATDPAERDAKLAREALGRRGDDRDAWVLIEAACAAAPDHLVAVRRAYRSLHGSSLEEDVAACSAFQEPLRKLLVSLVRSYRCAEESVDMDVAKLEAAQLAEAIRRKKQPHAGEVVRIVSTRSKPQLAATFRCYKEQHGSDIEEDMKQYSSSQFARMLKIAVWCLTSPEKHFAEVIRYSILGLGTDEDALTRAIVSRADIDMKKIKQEYRVRFKTTVTDDVVGDTSGYYMDILLALVGKE, encoded by the exons ATGGCGACCATCGACGTCCCGACGCCCGTGCCGTCCCCGGCCGCCGACGCGGATAGCCTCAGGAATGCCGTGCAAG GCTGGGGCACGGACGAGAAGGCGCTGGTGGAGATCCTCGGCCGGCGAACCGCCGCGCAGCGCGCCGAGATCCGCCGGGCCTACGCGAGCCTCTACAAGGAGTCCCTCCTCACCCGCCTCCACGGCGAGCTCTCCGGCCACTTCCAG AAAGCGATGGTGCTGCTGGCGACGGACCCGGCGGAGAGGGACGCCAAGCTGGCGAGGGAGGCCCTGGGCAGGCGGGGCGACGACAGGGACGCGTGGGTGCTCATCGAGGCCGCCTGCGCCGCCGCGCCGGACCACCTCGTCGCCGTCCGCCGCGCGTACCGGTCCCTCCATGGATCCTCGCTGGAGGAGgacgtcgccgcctgctccgcgTTCCAAGAACCGCTCAGGAAG CTGCTGGTGAGCCTGGTGAGGTCGTACCGGTGCGCGGAGGAGAGCGTGGACATGGACGTGGCGAAGCTGGAGGCCGCGCAGCTGGCGGAGGCCATCCGGAGGAAGAAGCAGCCGCACGCCGGCGAGGTCGTCCGGATCGTGAGCACAAGGAGCAAGCCGCAGCTCGCCGCCACGTTCCGGTGCTACAAGGAACAACATGGCAGCGACATCGAAGAG gACATGAAGCAGTACAGCAGCAGCCAGTTTGCAAGGATGCTCAAGATTGCTGTCTGGTGCCTCACATCTCCTGAAAAGCACTTCGCAGAG GTTATCAGGTACTCCATCTTAGGGCTTGGAACGGACGAGGACGCACTCACCAGGGCAATCGTGTCCAGGGCCGACATCGACATGAAAAAGATCAAGCAAGAGTACAGGGTCAGATTCAAGACGACCGTAACAGACGATGTCGTCGGCGATACCTCGGGGTATTACATGGATATCTTGTTGGCCTTAGTAGGGAAGGAGTGA
- the LOC109751471 gene encoding mitochondrial fission 1 protein A: MDGHVGQFFESVSSIFRGSDTLPVCDRDIIAGCETEVAEAANEEQKNDSLMRLSWALVHSRQPEDVNRGIGMLEASFGKSNSPLQTREKLYLLAVGHYRNGDYTRSRELLERCLEVQPDWRQALTLERLLEEKTKRDGMIGMAIVTGAFGLVGLVAGGIIAAASSSRKK; this comes from the exons ATGGACGGGCACGTCGGCCAGTTCTTCGAGTCAGTCAGCTCGATCTTCCGCGGGAGCGACACCCTCCCCGTCTGCGACCGCGACATCATCGCC GGTTGTGAAACAGAGGTTGCTGAGGCTGCAAATGAAGAACAGAAGAACGACAGCCTCATGAGGCTGTCATGGGCGCTTGTTCACTCTAGGCAGCCCGAGGATGTCAACCGCGGCATTGGAATGCTTGAAG CTTCTTTCGGCAAGTCTAACAGTCCGCTACAAACAAGGGAGAAGCTCTATTTGTTGGCTGTTGGACACTACAGAAATGGGGATTACACAAGAAGCCGTGAGCTTCTGGAAAGATGCTTAGAG GTTCAACCTGATTGGAGGCAAGCTCTTACTTTGGAAAGGCTCCTTGAAGAGAAAACCAAAAGAG ATGGTATGATTGGCATGGCCATTGTGACTGGCGCCTTTGGACTTGTGGGGCTTGTTGCTGGTGGAATCATAGCTGCTGCTTCATCGTCCAGGAAGAAATGA
- the LOC109751472 gene encoding annexin D4: MQQFLAAQPSSNGSTAAAAAPPPSPSPLRSRPPRRDQQQQSIKEATMADEHQELTKAFSGMGGLGVEETALVSALGRWRKQPEKRAQFRRGFPGFFEPAAAGAIERCSDDYVRHLKTEFARFKTLMVLWAMHPWERDARWAHRALHKKHHPASVLVELACTRAADELLGARRAYHALYHRSLEEDVAYRVKDAAANRLLLGLVTAYRYEGPRVDEELAREEAAALSAGPGAGAKAQSQSELVVRVLATRSKPQLRATFRLYRELHGKPLEEEFGGDAPCLREAVRCLESPAKYFGEVIDGAFKEGADKQAKAALTRVVVSRSDADMEEIKEAYLKQHGAKLVDAVAKNTHGHYRDALLAMIGK, translated from the exons ATGCAGCAGTTTCTTGCAGCACAGCCGAGCAGTAACGGCAGcactgcagcagcagcagctccaccgccgtcgccgtcgcccctgcgTTCGAGGCCACCCAGGAGAGACCAGCAGCAGCAGAGCATCAAGGAGGCGACCATGGCCGACGAGCACCAGGAGCTCACCAAGGCCTTCTCAG GGATGGGCGGCCTGGGCGTGGAGGAGACGGCGTTGGTGTCGGCGCTGGGGCGGTGGAGGAAGCAGCCGGAGAAGCGGGCGCAGTTCCGGAGGGGCTTCCCGGGATTCTtcgagccggcggcggcgggggcgatcGAGCGCTGCTCCGACGACTACGTGCGCCACCTCAAGACGGAGTTCGCCCGGTTCAAGACCCTCATGGTGCTGTGGGCGATGCACCCGTGGGAGCGCGACGCGCGCTGGGCGCACCGCGCGCTGCACAAGAAGCACCACCCGGCGTCCGTCCTCGTCGAGCTCGCCTGCACGCGCGCCGCCGACGAGCTCCTCGGCGCCCGCCGCGCCTACCACGCGCTCTACCACCGCTCCCTCGAGGAGGACGTGGCGTACCGCGTCAAGGACGCCGCCGCCAACCGCCTGCTGCTCGGGCTCGTCACCGCCTACCGCTACGAGGGCCCGCGCGTCGACGAGGAGCTCGCCAGGGAGGAGGCCGCGGCGCTCTCTGCCGGCCCAGGCGCCGGCGCCAAGGCCCAGAGTCAGAGCGAGCTCGTGGTGCGGGTGCTCGCCACCAGGAGCAAGCCGCAGCTCCGGGCGACCTTCCGGTTGTACAGAGAGCTCCACGGCAAGCCGCTGGAGGAGGAGTTCGGCGGCGACGCGCCGTGCCTGCGGGAGGCGGTGAGGTGCCTCGAGTCGCCGGCCAAGTACTTCGGCGAGGTGATCGACGGGGCGTTCAAGGAGGGGGCGGACAAGCAGGCCAAGGCCGCCTTGACCCGCGTCGTCGTGTCCCGGTCCGACGCCGACATGGAGGAGATCAAGGAGGCCTACCTGAAACAGCACGGGGCCAAGCTCGTGGACGCCGTCGCCAAGAACACCCACGGACATTACAGGGACGCGCTGCTCGCCATGATCGGAAAGTGA